One segment of Streptomyces sp. XD-27 DNA contains the following:
- a CDS encoding rhodanese-like domain-containing protein, translated as MSPGVDVLLTEAREELERVGPTEAARVRTEGGLLVDIRYAALRERDGTIPGALIVERNELEWRLDPLCAHRLPEATGHELPVVVICNEGYASSFAAVSLRRLGLSRATDLIGGFQAWRAAGLPIRT; from the coding sequence ATGAGCCCCGGCGTCGACGTGCTCCTGACCGAGGCCCGCGAGGAGCTGGAACGGGTCGGTCCGACAGAGGCCGCGCGGGTCAGGACCGAGGGCGGCCTGCTGGTCGACATCCGGTACGCGGCGCTCCGGGAACGCGACGGCACGATCCCCGGTGCGTTGATCGTGGAGCGCAACGAACTGGAGTGGCGGCTGGATCCGCTGTGCGCCCACCGGCTTCCCGAGGCGACCGGGCACGAGCTGCCGGTGGTCGTGATCTGCAACGAGGGCTATGCGTCGAGCTTCGCGGCCGTCTCGCTGCGCCGACTCGGCCTGAGCCGGGCGACGGACCTCATCGGCGGCTTCCAGGCATGGCGCGCCGCGGGCCTGCCCATACGGACCTGA